The nucleotide window GGAGAAGGTGAGGGCTATTCATGAGTAtgaggggagggaagggggtagaGAGGCGGAGTGGGTGAAGGGGTGTTAGTTAGACTggacatttttttttcttttttttcttcttgttgtttgtaatgccttcctttttctttcactTGTCATGAATTTGGGTAGGTGTGGGCAATTTGATTGCGGGCAGTTTGCGGTTTGTTTCGATCACAGGTTCAACGGAATAGTAATCACTTAcaacgaagaggatgaaagtcaagttgttgttgttgtcgttgcttCGAGTGTCCATTCTTTCCCCAGTTTCTGTTTGAATGCAATGTCAATCCATTCTCCATCTCCCCAAGAGTCCAGACTCCAGAGCCCGGATCCGCCATGTTGATCGTGGGGAAAACCTGGGGAAAACCCTTGACCCTGAAAGCCTTGCAAGTCCTGCAGTGTCCTGTCCTGTTCTGTTATCCTTGTTTTCGGATATCGTAATCCGAAGCCCCCCAACGGCGAAGATGCCCTGACTGATGCAGTGTAAGTGGGCTCGGGTAGCATTCCCCCGAGCTTGGAACGGAAATAACGTTAGCACAAACGCCAAGAGCGTCACATATCCAACGCGACCACGAGCTTCACACATGACAGAGTGACAATTTGTTTGTTGCAATGGATCGTGGGGGGTTTGTGGGGTTGTGGGTTTGTTGTAGATCCCCCGGATTTCTGTAAAATCAGACTTAACCGAGAAGGGGCATCCGCTAGGTTTGGGAAAATGCAAACGACGTTGAGAGAAAAATtggcggacgaggaggggaaggtgaTGTTGCAATTTACCCGGGCCcgagaaaagaagatagcTTAGATACGGGTATAGGATGCGCTTATCCGCGGGGTACGGAAGGATTTAGGTTAGCTGCCAAACAGTGTTCCTTTCCTCGGATTGTCATCAACCTATGCCAAGAAAACAGATAGTGTGTCTCGTTGCAAGTCATTGATGGTATTGAAATCAGAATACGGTTGAGGTAATAGCAAATAGTGTACGGGTGACGATTCTTTGCACGGAAAGAATCACAGACAAACTGAATTCTAACTGATACCTCCTCCATCAGCTTAGGAACCATAATCCTCTCTAACCATACCTAGACTTAGTACCATCGTCAAACCACGCCAACAGCCACCGCAGACTTCAAGAAGAACACCCTTGAAGGAGAAGTCAAGCAAGAATCTACGACTATGTCCTCCGCATCACCTTCCCGTGAGCGCCGGCGTCTAGTAGGCGTCTCAACAAAAATGTACTTCTCCCACGCCCGCACCACCAACTTCATCACCTCCTTCCTCGACCTCATGCAACACCACACCTCCACCAAAACCGAGCAGTCCAACGACAACAGAAACAACCTGGCTGCCGCCCTCGCCTCCAAGATTGACATATTCATCATCCCCGACCACCTCTCTTTGCAGTCTGCCATCAACCGCACCGCCAACCACCCAAGTCAATCTGGCCCAACTGATCCCAAAATCCTCTTCGGCGCGCAAAACTGCCACTGGGAAGATTCCGGTCCGTTCACAGGCGAGGTATCTCCCGCCGTCCTGGCCGAGGTAGGGTGCAGCATAGTTGAACTCAACCACGCTGAACGGCGCCGCCACTTTGCCGAAACAGATGCCATCACCTGCCTCAAAGCTCAGGCAGTCATACGAAACGGGATGATCCCCCTCATCTGCGTTGGCGAAGGCTCCCCTGGTCAAATACCTGCCTTGAGCGAGGTAGCAATCATGaaagcggcggcggaggtggtcGACCAAGTAGAACTTTGCCTAGAGGGCGTTGACCCCACAAAAGAAGTTTGGCTGGCTTACGAACCTGTTTGGGCTATTGGTGCAAAGGAGCCTGCGGGGGTGGAACATGTGAGGGGGGTGGTGAGGACTATACGAAAAAGTGAGGTGgtgagggggagggaggaaaggGGCGGGGTGACGAGGATTTTGTATGGAGGGAGCGCGGGGCCGGGGTTGTTTGGACAACTGAAAGAGGTTGATGGAGTAGATGGGTTGTTTTTGGGGAGGTT belongs to Neurospora crassa OR74A linkage group IV, whole genome shotgun sequence and includes:
- a CDS encoding mitochondrial triosephosphate isomerase, whose product is MSSASPSRERRRLVGVSTKMYFSHARTTNFITSFLDLMQHHTSTKTEQSNDNRNNLAAALASKIDIFIIPDHLSLQSAINRTANHPSQSGPTDPKILFGAQNCHWEDSGPFTGEVSPAVLAEVGCSIVELNHAERRRHFAETDAITCLKAQAVIRNGMIPLICVGEGSPGQIPALSEVAIMKAAAEVVDQVELCLEGVDPTKEVWLAYEPVWAIGAKEPAGVEHVRGVVRTIRKSEVVRGREERGGVTRILYGGSAGPGLFGQLKEVDGVDGLFLGRFAHEEGQFWKTICEVAEVEWEGR